The Scomber japonicus isolate fScoJap1 chromosome 12, fScoJap1.pri, whole genome shotgun sequence sequence taccaatttgagaaaaatatagatttgttttaaattagtATGTCACGGTTattacaaaataatgatttatgtaGAGAGAAACTGTGCTTGTTGGGTCATTTTTCAACATTGCAGTTGGACCTGAGCAAAAAAAGAAGACCACCTAACTTAGAAAAGAAGTAATTTGGAATAAAGTTCCAATTTCCCTTTCACCAGTGGTTTTGTTACCATAACTGTGAAGATCCATTTGGTTAATTGTAGAGTTTTAGCatgctctttctttttgttttcaccCATACCaagtttattttactttagCCTGCTTAGTACTACTTTGTTAGTGGGTTTTAAGAATTAGCACCTACCTAGCCGCCATTTTGGCAAGAGCCTCCCTACTCAACTAATATGACTATATGAGCCAGTAACCAACGCATTACCTTGCAATAACCTTgtactgacagcagcagcaactttCTGTGCATTTACCAGACTGTTATCTATTTGTGCAGCCTGACTAGGAAGCAGAGATGAGGGTTTCCACAAGTAAACTGCAGCAGCTCACCATCTTCACCACTGTGCTGACAGGTGGAGGGATCGGCACCATGTACTATCTGCTGCAGAGTGAGTACAAAGGAGCTGTGTAGGGATTAACCAGCCAAGTTCTTCTGAGTCTGATCTGATAGCAGCAAAATATATCCAGTGTTGATATAATATGTATCTGGCATATTGAAATAACAGCTGCAGCTTACtgagttttcacatttttcataagCTATGTTGATCAGTTCAATAGTTTTAAACCAGAATCTTCACTATTGGGATAATTATtgatatgaatgaatgtttaACTGGAGAATGCAACTACAGAAATGATGACATATGACATAATCCACAAGACAGAAGTCATGCTGTTAAAATTGTTGGATTTACAAAAAGTAGTGATGTTACTGAATGAAGAATCCTCATTCACAAATAATCTTTGGCTACAGagaacacacaaactcacaagTTTAATATTGGTCTGTCACCAAGTTAATTATCTAATAATGTTCAGCAAACTGCGAGATAGTAGCTTATTTGAATGTTCTGCTAACCTAACAAGTAGGCTTTACAtaatcaggatttttggggctgatcaccgatcagtgagtttaaataaaccgatcaccgatcagtgagtttaaataaaccgatcaccgatcagtgagtttaaataaaccaatcaccgatcagtgagtttaaataaaccgatcactgatcagtgagtttaaataaaccgatcaccgagctgatcacgtcttctttgtccatgctccgtttcttaaagttggcatgctcctcctcgtgttccctatccaggtacatttgtggaGTTGAAAGAGATGCTTCtccacgaggttctttagtgttgcacagattgcaaatagcttgtgttttatctgtctgcccacaacacccacgtttgtttgaatctgacagctaatgattcaagattcacttttttttttactttattgtccgtcacatctTGACAGGGCTCAAATCTAACTgttggattcaaacaaacatgtcggtggtgtggaactgatgagacagataaaacacaagccatctacAATCTATGCAAcaggagcatctgcaaaaagtttcaacatgacgacattgatgagatcggcgaattaagacattacagagAGTTccatattgtttattttctatGCTTTTAACATACTTACTTACTACACATGACAAATGGCTTTATCATCACCTCATAGCTATCCATTTATTCATTATCTTCATTCCCCCGCGGGCTACCTGATTGTTGGAAGATGCACTTCTCCAGTATTGTCCTGTAACATTACCCCCATTGTCAGTTAGggtgtttgtaaatgttaaatagcTATGTGATTGGTTCTCTTTATCAGCCAAAAGCCTGGTTTAGTGATCAGGAATGGTGTCAGGTGAGAAAATGCCAGATTGGTGCATTGCCACAACTGCATAGAAGTATAAGTACAGTACATATGtaagtatatacagtacattctcCTTAAGTGCGTCAAATTATGCTTCATTTTTTACACCTTTCTGTCTACTGTCCAACAAGAGAATTTCACAGAGTCAGACTACCACAGATTGGCTCTGCAGAAGTTGGAAGCATGTCCGGCTGCCATGGAAAGCCTGGGAGCACCACCCTTAAAAATCCACAACATCCATCTGACTGACAGAAACAATCGTGTTGACCCGCACAGCGCATGGGTAcagtgttttcaaaatgtgttattcTATGGTTAACTTTTCATGCAAACATAATAACCAGATGAGCGAGTTGTTGTGAAGAGCTCTGATACATGTTTACACTGGTCTACATGGATGTGAATTTGAATTGTGTTGCAGATAAAGATCCCTGTGACTGGGTCAAAAACTGGAGGTTATCTGTATACATCTTCAATTAGAGACGCTAATACCAACAGGTTAGTACATTCTGTTCTTTTCACTAGAGTGAGttcacagaaaataatgttgaCAGCGTGTTACTAATCATTTTAATGTGACATAGTAAAGTGTTATGCAAATGACATAATAGAAATGTCAATTCAATGCTGATGCTAACATTCTGTATAGTGACATAACATTGCTGTATTTTGGACCCACAAGCAGCATTccaacagtttggtattttccTATGAGTTGTTGGTATTTTGGAAGTTATTATGCTGAGAAAAGATGTCTGCTGCAATCATGAATTAATGCTTACAATCTTAGCAGCATCTAAAGGCAAATTTCTGTTGAGGTGTTGCCAGAGCGCAATGCTATTACACAATGCCATGTGTGATTGACTGAGAGTGTATTTAGAAACCATCACACCTTCTAATCCATATTTGACTTCACTTAACCCTTTAGTATCTAGTGATATTCCTGTATACATCACTATGAACGAACATCTAACCAGCAACTGTTCTGCTCTACCATGATGTCCAGAAACACTGAGAATTCTCAGATAGATTTTGAATATGTGCAAATGGGACAGAAT is a genomic window containing:
- the LOC128369251 gene encoding cytochrome c oxidase assembly factor 1 homolog, yielding MRVSTSKLQQLTIFTTVLTGGGIGTMYYLLQKNFTESDYHRLALQKLEACPAAMESLGAPPLKIHNIHLTDRNNRVDPHSAWIKIPVTGSKTGGYLYTSSIRDANTNRWSLKQAVLMLKEGQTIDLLNPPPPAVTEHTEELNTACCH